The proteins below come from a single Eucalyptus grandis isolate ANBG69807.140 chromosome 3, ASM1654582v1, whole genome shotgun sequence genomic window:
- the LOC104437777 gene encoding exosome complex exonuclease RRP46 homolog: MEIDRADGRNPNQLRPLSCSRGVLNRAHGSASWAQGSTQVLAAVYGPKAGTKKNENPEKASVEVIWKPKTGQIGKQEKEYEMVLKRTLQSICILTIHPNTTTSVIVQVVHDDGALLPCAINASCAALVDAGIPLKHLAVAICCCLADSGLVMLDPTKLEEEKMKAFVYLVLPNSILSVLPEESSSVKGEQMEQGLITSVTHGVMSVDDYLHCLERGRAATSKMSDFLRRNLQPQLSSDSSKAG; encoded by the exons ATGGAGATCGATCGAGCCGACGGCCGTAACCCTAACCAGCTGAGGCCTCTCTCTTGCTCCCGGGGCGTCCTCAACCGGGCTCACGGCTCCGCGAGCTGGGCTCAAG GGAGTACGCAGGTTCTTGCCGCGGTTTATGGGCCGAAGGCGGGGACGAAGAAGAACGAGAACCCGGAGAAGGCTTCCGTCGAGGTCATCTGGAAGCCCAAAACAGGGCAGATTG GAAAGCAGGAGAAGGAATATGAGATGGTGCTCAAGAGGACGTTGCAGAGCATCTGCATCCTGACTATACACCCGAATACCACGACCTCGGTGATTGTTCAG GTTGTCCATGATGACGGTGCT CTTCTCCCTTGTGCCATAAATGCATCATGTGCTGCTCTTGTAGATGCTGGCATTCCTCTGAAGCATCTTGCTG TTGCAATATGTTGTTGTTTGGCTGACAGTGGACTCGTGATGTTGGACCCTACTAAGTTAGAGGAAGAG aaaatgaaggcattcgTGTATCTGGTTTTACCAAATTCAATCCTCTCTGTCCTTCCTGAAGAATCATCATCAGTAAAAGGTGAACAAATGGAACAGGGGCTTATCACATCTGTCACTCATGGTGTCATGTCAG TGGATGATTATCTTCATTGCTTAGAACGTGGTCGTGCGGCAACCTCAAAAATGTCTGATTTCCTCCGGAGAAATTTACAACCACAGCTTTCTAGTGACTCATCCAAGGCAGGATGA